Within the Erpetoichthys calabaricus chromosome 1, fErpCal1.3, whole genome shotgun sequence genome, the region tataaaccaaaagttagagtcctacctgtaaccacacgatcattcaggaagtggaccccggaggctgagaatactctgagagaactttttggaactacagactgggatatcctgcagggatctcataatgagaacattgaggaagttgttgactgcactactgactacatcaacttctgtatggacattgtagttccagtaagaacagtacgctgctatgctaacaacaagccatggattacaagtgacatcaagggccttttgaatcagaagaaaagggcttttaaagacggtgatcagcatgagctcaagcgcgtgcagaaggaactccgagtccaactcagggcggcgaaggagcagtacaggagaaagctggagcagaagttgcagaataacagcatgaaggaagtgtgggatgggatgaagatcatcactggctgcagctcgaagcggggtaccaccatcgagagagacgtgaagagagcaaaccaaatgaacaacttttttaacaggtttgaccaccctaacccactctcactctcacctcggagtactgcaccctccacacatccttctgctgataccagcataggaaaaacatccccacccataataacaacagcgcaagtgagcagacagctgaggagacttcgtgccagcaaagcagcgggtccagatggagtatcgccacgactgctgaaggtctgtgcatcggagctggggggtcctctacagcgcatcttcaacctgagcctggaacaggggagagtcccgaggctttggaaaacatcttgtatcaccccagtcccaaaggtatcacgtcctagtgagctgaatgactttcggcctgttgctctgacatcacatgtgatgaagaccatggagaggctgctgcttcaccaccttaggccacaggttcaactcgcccttgaccctctgcagtttgcatatcaggagaaggtgggagcggaagatgccatcatctatatgctacaccgatccctctctcacttggacagaggcagtggtgctgtaagaattatgtttctagacttctctagcgccttcaacacaatccaacctctgctccttagggacaagctgacagagatgggattagattcatacctagtggcatggatcgtggactatcttaaagacagacctcagtatgtgcgtcttgggaactgcacgtctgacattgtggtcagcaacacaggagcgccacaagggactgtactttctccggtcctgttcagcctatatacatcggacttccaatacaactcggagtcctgccatgtgcaaaagttcgctgatgacactgctatcgtgggctgtatcaggaatgggctggaggaggagtattaagaggaaagacgcctcacgcctggacaaactggtgaggaaggcaggctctattgttggcatggagctgaacagtttaacatctgttgcagagcgaagggcgctcagaaggctcctatcaattatggagaatccactgcatccacttaatagtatcatctccagacagaagagcagcttcagtgacagactgctgtcactgtcctgctccacagacagattgaggagatcgttcctcccccaaactatgcgactctttaattccaccagggggggtaaacgttaatatttaacattatacatagttattgtctgttttttttcacctgtattattatcattctttaatttaatattatttattgtatcagtatgctgctgctgaagaatgtgaatttcccattgggattaataaagtatctatctatctatctatctagttgactGTGCAATGGTATGCTAACAGGTTGCACTGTAGTGCTTTTTTGTGTCTCAAACATCAAGATGCATAATGCCTTTATAACTGTGTTCAGCTATAAAGACACACTGACAAAGATGACATATTTTCGTTAGATACATTAAATGTACCTttagtatattacattatattgggtctagaaacagttttttttttttctgtttaccctATTTCAGCATGCGCTTTACCGTCTATTTTGCTGAAAGAACATGTGAATGGATACAGAAACAAAAACTCAGTTCTATGATCTTGTATGTTGCgtttctgtgaaaaaaatgagagtacactcacattttatacatataaaaaaaggcATAAATTACAAAAGCAGAGGAAAGGTATagatcattcattcatccatcttccaaacccacaCTATCCTCACCAATGTTGCAGGGCAGCTGGACCCTACCCTAGCAAGCATAGGACACAAAGCAGTAACAATCACTGGACAGAGCACCAATCCATTGCTGGGTGAagacacacatgcatacatacactagggtcaatttaacTTAACCAATCCACCTAGCCCACAGATCTTTGAACCATGGGAGAacactggagtacctggaggaaatccacactgacataggaagaacatgcaaactttataAAGAGAGGAGCTGAGACATTAACCCCATCCTCCTTGTTGTGAGACGGTGGCACTACCACTACACATTAGTGCAAGGGGGCCACAGTAGGTGACAGGTGTCCTTCCAACCCATCTCTTAATTTTACAGCAAACACTGCAGCTAATTTGAATTCTCATTCAATCTGGTGGCTTGCTCAAGTTATCCATTTGCAGCAATAGCTtactcaaaatgtattttttttagatGTGGAAGGATGCTCTTTACAGTAACAGCTTTTGTATACTGTAGTCAGTTCTGGCAGGTTTAGATTTTTCCCTATTTTAGTTCAatattttcttaaactttttattttttaaatatattgtatctTGTTTTCCAGGTAGTCAGCAATAAGAGGCAAATAACATGACAGTCAAAAGCTACCCAATTTGCCGGTTACTGTTGACACTGGTGTGATTAACATCACAAAGTAACtacttaagtaaaataaaaggaagagaaaagtgtGAGATTGAGGGATAATAATCTCTTCTGATGCACGGTAAGGTTTTACTGAATTTTCTCATAAAAAAGTAGAAACGAGACATCTAATTAGACCTCCTTTCATATACAGGAAGAATTATCCGGTACTTCAATTAAATAAGCAAGTTCAGCTGATGCTAGGATGGTTCAAAACCAGCAGTTCGGTAACTTTGTTACCAATTTACATTCCGAGTCTCTCTCAAAAAGATTtaaacatccattatccaaaaaaACCAGGTATATGGGCAAAAAATACAGTAGATCGTAAATACTTAGCGTACGTCCTGGACAGTCGAAGACTTGCATGAATACAAGAGAGAACGGATAGGCTGGTGAATTATTAGATGTTTAGTGAGTACATTACAtgcaaaaaattgaaaaacacaaacactgaacACAAAGAGTCACGGAAAGcattaacaaaaaatgaaggaaaaaagaaaaagcacatcATTAGTGtgaataataaaaacactgaatgatGGATATGAAAGAGATGCACACGGATGGCAAATCGTCTCAAGCCGTAACAGTAACTTCAGCAGATTAACACCACTTTGAAACTTTTGAACTATCAGTTGTTGATATTTAGTCATGTACACATTGGTAACTAACATCATCCAACTCATTTAACAGAAGAAAGCAGGAAGTCGTTGGATTCGACAAAAACGGTTAAATATGCTAAACGAGGCGATTTAATTCTACACCAATGCAGCGCGCACCTCCAAAAGCTTTCATCTGAAATACGCATTAAAAACTTGCAacctaaataaaagtaaatagcaGACAGAAACAAAAACTTACCTTAGAACTCCCATTCTGCAGTGAGTGCTGATTGCTCCCTTTCCACGCAGTGGGGTCGCCGTATTAGTTCGCTTGTGATGACCATATTAGCCCCGCCCCCTTCTTTTGCTGGGCCCATTCGATTGGCTGTAGGGCCAAGCCCTGAGCTTCGATTGACTGACTGTTTTGCGTACTGTAGCGTGTAATCTGTATGTCTTCAGCTGATTAGTATGTTTGGCATATTTCCCTCGAATAAGAAAGCTACCGGCTTTTACATATTAACTGGTAAGCTTCTTGTCAACTGTGCATGCTATAAAGAGGGAAGGTGAGCTGGCGAGTGTGCAGATCTGAGTTCTTTTTCCCGGAAACACATGACTTAAACCGGAGGGTCAGAGTCCGACTGCAGGCTATTCGCTGTTTCCAAAATCGCTACGACATTGCCTCTCGTTCAAAGGGCAAAGAAAGGGCCTGAAATCCAAATCCAGGAGACAAATTTGGGAACAGCCAAGAATTATATGGGAATATAAAGTGTTGTGCGAATTACTGGTGAGACGAAACATCAAATGGTCTCCCTCTCTAACTAAAACCTTCTCCACCCCTTACGTGAAATGCAGTGAGTGGTAGGAAAAGTCCATGCTGGAGGGCCGGAGTGTCGGATTGCATCGTTGCAGTATTATCCCCGGCACGGAACACTGTTGCATAATTCTTCGTTCAGTTTTAGCAGTACCTGCATTTAAAAGAAACCTGTCAGgtgtttttttcctcttaaaaTCCTAGGACTGTTTTCTGATTTTACTTTTTAACGTATTGGCGCATTTATAATTGCGCAATTGCATTTAATTTGATGTTTTAAGTATGTAATGAGAAttatagcaaaatgacaccttttattagttaactaaaaaaattagaatatgcaagcttccgaggcaacttaggccccttcttcaggcaagatgtaatcaatttaaGTATGTAATAGTTTATCATTTTTGCTGGGGGGTGGTCCTCGGTAAAGCCAATAGCAGCCTAACTGCTGCGGGTGGATTTATATCCCTGGCCCTGTGTGTGAGTTTGATCCTAATGTGCCTAAGACAGATGTTTTGGTAAATTGTGAGAAGGCTGGTGACTCATCAGAGTTTGCTTCTTGCCTTTTACTGATGCTCTTGGGGAAAGGCTGTGACTTATGTGGCTACGAATTATGCAAAGCAAGTCCAAATAATGGATGAACAAATCCTGCAGGAATTGGAAGTGCAGATTGTAGAATTCAAAATTGTTAAATGACAACCTGTGATGCCCAAGGTGTAAATCGTAATGGTTTATCACCAGGCACTCATGTCTTATGATAGCTGATTcagtttcttaaaaataattttaaaaagaattttatgTGATTCAAATGGAGAACACCATATAAACCGGCCAGTGGTCTGCTCAATGGGCTAACATTTGTGAGAAGGTctttatttactgtacagtaaaatgtaACTTTTGATGATCAGATTGATTGCATGCACCGTAGCACAAATGGACCAGTTTTTTTCCATTCCTGGAGTGCATAATGCGGGTTTCTGAATTGTTGATGAATGATCTGATTATTGCTCCAAGCTGTTCTATGATTGGGCCAGAATCACGTTAAGTGATGATGCATCTCCATATTAAACTGTCGAGTCTTGTGTTCAGATCCCCTGCCTGGGTCACTGTCTGtactgaatttgcatgttttctgtgTGTCTGCTTGTGATTTCTTTgaaacatcccaaagatgtgcattttgGGATAACGGGAATCTCAAAACTGGCCTCGAATGTGTACCCTGTGATGGGTTATTGCCCCATCCAGGTTTTGTTTCCACTTTCACGAACTATCAAACTAAAAAATTTATGAATAGCAAAACGTAGCTAGAAAAATGAGTCAGATAAATGATGTCCTCATAGTTATTATTCTAGTGTTGTGGCAGGCAGTTTGGTGTAgaagttaaggctttggacctcaaaccttgACGCCGTGAGGTCATATCCTGCTACTGACTTGTGTGAGcatcagcaagtcacttaacctgcctgtgctccaattggaataaaagcaaaattaaatagaGCCAATCGTATCTCTcaaaatattgtaagtcaccttgtaTAACTATAATTAGTGTTTAGGGTTAAAGGCAATTCAACACCACGCTACTTAGTATTCTAAAACtgtattcgatttgaaggaaactgttattttatataactgaCATTTAATGAGATATACAGCTGCTGATTCTTATACTTGTCAGTttcttaatgtattatttttaatagacctcatattaatttaaagtaatttgttATTATTCAGGTTTGAGAGccataaatgaaagaaagaacaTTTAGTGGTGGTGTCTTTGGTTTACAGTACTGTTAAGCATTTGCGTTCTAaattatttcaaagttgttttttcaTAGTAAGCACATCATAGTGTAGCCTACAATTAAACTAGTCACTTAAAGGATTACTCCatctaaaaatgattttttttatatgttacaccatgtagtttgtagtgattggTAAGAAACAATTTTGATCTCAAATTCACGTGCAGAATAAAGAGACAAGTTTCTGATATAATAAGCAATTGACTGCATTCagcgctggacaacagcaaacagtacATGAAAAAATGTGACGTTACTTGTGCCACATAGTCCACGTGTCATGTCCACCAATTCTTGTGCTCTCAATGTTTCAAGtacgtttttttaaataaaatattaaataaagcacCTTCAGTAATGCTCTCCTGAATGGGATATTCTCCGATGCTACCAAGCATTTCAATTGCAGAGCTGCCTGCTGTTGTTACATTTCAATTTGAAGCAGTGAGCTACAACTGAAGTACCTCAAAGGGGGTCTTTCTCCAGATtgctcttcccaagatttcttccattttttttctcctacaagggtttttttttttttttaatgagtttcttTTTGTCTCCTTAGGAAGTCGAGGCTGGGGAGGCTTTCAAAAAACGGGTCTGATAAAGCCCAGtatggcattccttgtgtgatttgtttgggctatgcaagaaatcaattgttgttgttgaattctGCTAGATGATCTGTCGCCAGTCTGTGAAGCTGACGTTCTGCCTGTTGAAGCACCTCAGATCAGGAAGGTTGCTGATTCCTGAAGGgatcgttgggcccttgagcgaggcccttagcCTGTATATTGCTCCAGGGGCCTAATCCAGTGGGTGGCCCTGCACTCTGACACCCAACGGTCCTGAGCAAAGGGGCGCTGGGGCGTTTTACAGTGTTCCAAAAAAAGTTTCTCCTCCTGATTATATTTTCATtcactttaacttttaatctttgaTTGTATTCCTCTCCTAGTgtactcttttattttattgacatCACGTGAAGTGCAACATTAGCCAATGCATAAGCTATTACGGGGCTGGACTTGCGACCAATGAATATGGCggagaggcaggtcttcagttCTGACGCTCGGATGCCTCTGAGCACGTTCCATTTTCATCTACAAGAGTGCTTTCCAgtggtggtttatttaacaatattttagaaaagtatGTGTGTTTGAGATGTTGTAAGTATACACGGAGATGACTTGACATGTAGATGATGTGTCTCAAGtaacatcagattttttttcatggacatttttgatactgtttgttgttgtccagcatttGTTACTATAggcttttattatttcataagtGTTATCTTGTAtctgtatgaaaacatgacattaaagtaCTGCGGTCTAATACAGTccatgtctgtatgtgtgtgtaatgcatacaatttatgtaaatatatatatatatttttttctcctgcttCTGCAGTAGATGATCGTGAAAAGAATCTCTCATTACCTTTTGCACAGAAGTGGCAGGCGGTTTCTCTCTGGTGCCATGAGGCTAGTCCAATTTCAGCCCAAGGGTGGACCTCAGCAGATCAGAATTGGAGTGGAGGAGAGCAATGGGGGCAATATTATTGATCTGAACGCCTTTGATCCCACATTGCCACACACCATGAGGGGACTCCTGGAAATGGGAGCACATGGAATGGAGACTGCAAGAAGGTGAAAGATCTTGGCTGTCTTGCTAATCACAAATAATGTCATGTCAAGGTGCTGATTTGCCTTTTGCAATTATCTGGTCTCATCTCCTGTGGCTCTCATGATGGTTGCTTTTTCTAACGCAGAGCTTTAGGCAGTGGTCAGCATGTAGTGCCACGCAGTCAAGTCTCAATCTTTTCGCCTATCACAAATCCTGACAAGGTGGTCTGTGTGGGAATGAACTATGAAGACCACTGCCGGGAGCAGAACGTACCATTGCCAAAAGAGCCCATTATCTTCAACAAGTTCTCCAGCTGCATTGTGGGACCATATGATGACATCATATACCCAGCAGTGACCACCGTAAGTATGCTTTGGGAGCTCCGGCATCCTTCAATGTTTCTCCttcctggagttttttttatagCTGAGTGACTCAAGGAGTGTGGAGTACGGGATATGACCGTGAACTCTGAAGTTAGTTGCTACTTTATCTTACAGTCTTGATAGgtgcaattataaaaaaaaaaaaaaacttggctgcattttaaaataaactttggtCTGGATAAAAATGGTTGGAAGAAGCTAATTTTCCATCCTAGTTTAGAGAAGCAGTGCCTGTCatgtaatgttttataagtgaggTGCTTTGACTGGATTGGCATGTTGTGTCCCACAGGAAGTGGACTGGGAGGTCGAGCTCGCTTTTGTGATTGGGAAAACAGGAAAAGACATAGAGGTAAGAATCTGAAGGATCTGCGAATACGTACTGTATGTGACATCTGGCTCAGTCTCCGAAGTTAAAGAGCATAGGAGACATTGTTACTCCGTCCATGTTTTGATGCTTGAAATACACAGGAGAAAGTCTGTTTGTGCTGATCAGCTCTGTCGTTTGTAGGAAAAGGATGCACTCGGCTACATTGCTGGTTTCACTGTGGCAGATGATGTCAGTGCACGCGATTGGCAAAAGCGGAATGGGAAGCAGTGGCTCCTGAGCAAAACGTTTGATACCTTCTGCCCTCTTGGACCAGCACTTGTTACCCCAGATGCTCTGTCAGGTGAGCCCGGGCTAGTTGTCATGTTACACATGTAGTTAGTCACAGATACgatggtttttattttgtttttgctatatTTGAAGGAAATCTAATTTCCTTTGTAATTGACAGCAGTTATCCAACCGTCAGTGGTTATGTATTTTGTTTGCTATTCCAGTACCTGGTTAATGTTTGGCAGGGCAAGTAGAGCAAGATGGAACACTGGTCGGTCCATCACACTCATCATAATCATACATATTCATATCTGACCAGTTCTTTGAAAATTGTTAGAATTCCAGAGAGACTTCTGCCATAGCTCAACTGTGCAGGCTCACACTTACTGACTCGAGTTCCTGGGTCGGCTGGCAGCCTTTCTGTGTGAGGAGGATGAGTTAAACAGAGAGGAGTGCAGAAGTCTCATGTGCAGAGAATGACAAGGCCAAGAGTCAAATCAGACCCAAGTTTGCGTAGCTCTAAAGCAGCAGCTGCATTATTAACTATATTACCTTTCCACCATCGGTGTAATCCTGTATAAGCGTAACACTTTGTGTGTATCTCTTTAACCtgatctttttatatttaaatgtaggAAAAGTGGAGGCTGATAAAGGCAACCTTTCCAGGCAGTAGAAGTCAGATTTTTGATTAAAGGCAGTGATCACGTCAAACAGATGTGAACAACACTACCACAAAATGTGTAATTCTTGCTTTTAATCTTTAGTTTGTGTgaaaaatatgtgtgcaaaactgAATACTGACAAGTGCAAATTAAAagatacacacaaacaccattATGTTTGCTAGAACCAAAAAGTGTTTATCATTACATCATTAAATGTCTACACCTTCTCGTCCcatgtttttacttttacagttt harbors:
- the fahd2a gene encoding fumarylacetoacetate hydrolase domain-containing protein 2A isoform X3, with translation MRLVQFQPKGGPQQIRIGVEESNGGNIIDLNAFDPTLPHTMRGLLEMGAHGMETARRALGSGQHVVPRSQVSIFSPITNPDKVVCVGMNYEDHCREQNVPLPKEPIIFNKFSSCIVGPYDDIIYPAVTTEVDWEVELAFVIGKTGKDIEEKDALGYIAGFTVADDVSARDWQKRNGKQWLLSKTFDTFCPLGPALVTPDALSDPHNLKICCRVNGEVVQDSNTNKMIFKTAKLVSWMSQFTTLYPGDVFLTGTPPGVGVFRKPPVFLKKGDVVECEIEEIGLIQNRVV
- the fahd2a gene encoding fumarylacetoacetate hydrolase domain-containing protein 2A isoform X2, translating into MIVKRISHYLLHRSGRRFLSGAMRLVQFQPKGGPQQIRIGVEESNGGNIIDLNAFDPTLPHTMRGLLEMGAHGMETARRALGSGQHVVPRSQVSIFSPITNPDKVVCVGMNYEDHCREQNVPLPKEPIIFNKFSSCIVGPYDDIIYPAVTTEVDWEVELAFVIGKTGKDIEEKDALGYIAGFTVADDVSARDWQKRNGKQWLLSKTFDTFCPLGPALVTPDALSDPHNLKICCRVNGEVVQDSNTNKMIFKTAKLVSWMSQFTTLYPGDVFLTGTPPGVGVFRKPPVFLKKGDVVECEIEEIGLIQNRVV
- the fahd2a gene encoding fumarylacetoacetate hydrolase domain-containing protein 2A isoform X1, whose translation is MFGIFPSNKKATGFYILTGKLLVNCACYKEGRSGRRFLSGAMRLVQFQPKGGPQQIRIGVEESNGGNIIDLNAFDPTLPHTMRGLLEMGAHGMETARRALGSGQHVVPRSQVSIFSPITNPDKVVCVGMNYEDHCREQNVPLPKEPIIFNKFSSCIVGPYDDIIYPAVTTEVDWEVELAFVIGKTGKDIEEKDALGYIAGFTVADDVSARDWQKRNGKQWLLSKTFDTFCPLGPALVTPDALSDPHNLKICCRVNGEVVQDSNTNKMIFKTAKLVSWMSQFTTLYPGDVFLTGTPPGVGVFRKPPVFLKKGDVVECEIEEIGLIQNRVV